Proteins encoded in a region of the Prinia subflava isolate CZ2003 ecotype Zambia chromosome 24, Cam_Psub_1.2, whole genome shotgun sequence genome:
- the LOC134561612 gene encoding gap junction beta-5 protein-like yields the protein MNWGVFEGLLSGVNKYSTAFGRIWLSVVFIFRLLVYLVAAERVWSDDHKDFDCNTRQPGCTNVCFDHFFPVSHIRLWALQLILVTCPSLLVIMHVAYREAREQRLRETKGDDYRCIYPNPGKKRGGLWWTYLLSLLFKAGVDVVFLYVFFRFYTNYTLPRVVKCELPPCPNVVDCFISRPTEKNIFTLFMVVTTCICVALNLVEATYLIGKRCHECQQAGGGDSRRHSHGSCADPVGTDGQVFHGADYKPPTATIPPTASCPSTLSEDEAPS from the coding sequence ATGAACTGGGGGGTGTTCGAGGGGCTCCTCAGCGGTGTCAACAAGTACTCCACAGCCTTCGGCCGCATCTGGCTCTCCGTGGTCTTCATCTTCCGCCTGCTGGTCTACCTGGTGGCGGCCGAGCGGGTCTGGAGCGATGACCACAAGGACTTCGACTGCAACACGCGGCAGCCGGGCTGCACCAACGTCTGCTTTGACCACTTCTTCCCCGTCTCCCACATCCGCCTGTGGGCCCTGCAGCTCATCCTGGTGACGTGTCCGTCCCTCCTGGTCATCATGCACGTGGCTTACAGGGAGGCCAGGGAGCAGAGGCTCCGTGAGACCAAAGGGGACGACTATCGCTGCATCTACCCCAACCCTGGCAAGAAGCGGGGCGGGCTGTGGTGGACCTACCTGCTCAGCCTCCTCTTCAAGGCTGGTGTGGACGTGGTCTTCCTCTACGTCTTCTTCCGCTTCTACACGAACTACACCCTGCCCCGGGTGGTGAAGTGCGAGCTGCCGCCCTGCCCCAACGTGGTGGACTGCTTCATCTCCCGGCCCACCGAGAAGAACATCTTCACCCTCTTCATGGTGGTCACCACCTGCATCTGCGTGGCGCTGAACCTCGTCGAGGCCACCTACCTGATCGGGAAGCGGTGCCACGAGTGCCAGCAGGCcggaggaggggacagccggcGGCACAGCCACGGCTCCTGCGCCGACCCCGTGGGCACAGACGGGCAGGTGTTCCATGGGGCTGACTACAAACCCCCCACTGCCACCATCCCGCCCACAGCCTCCTGTCCCAGCACGCTGTCCGAGGATGAGGCTCCTTCCTAG